A part of Aspergillus flavus chromosome 1, complete sequence genomic DNA contains:
- a CDS encoding nuclear transport receptor yields the protein MAHVVELPGESNPLTPQNVLNALVLAASSTQQQVHTGTQQLQNWEKQENYYTSLQDVFLDHSVPNEVRYLAIIQLKNGIDKYWRKTATNAIKKEEKEQIKNRALQAGVVEPAALLALHNALMIAKIMRYEFPQDWCVFFSSSPVAVLLTTSSRPDGISSLINFLRSSTQPGANPLQLPRTLTILLQIIKELSTARLQRTRTNLQSVAPEIFHLLGSIYVDKVNKWVSLLEQGVVDEGALLESLEQSLVSLKVVRRLVIAGYEHPNRHNEVKDFWLLTHSHFSRFLQFISGSISLPENVHKAVEKHVLQLSKLHVEMAKDRAASFALLPDSISLVRSYWSLVVKLGENYGQLGATGEQEGKSLMEKAGLKALLLIRACSKMAFNPAQTFKYQTPEDKEEKKQSIELIKAELFTHDFVVNVMELLVTQFFRFRSSDFQEWEEDPEEWERKEEDVSDAWEFSIRSCSEKLFLDLVIHFKDLLIPRLLNVFYNFASPENRDVLLKDSLYSAIGLASASLEQHLDFNKFLETTLVPEVQIQEQGYNVLRRRIAILLGQWVPVKSSELNTEAIYQIFQHLLSKQDPLNDLVVRITAGRQLKNVLYPFEFSPTGFLPYAPSILHDLMSLVQEVELSETKMGLLDTVRVAVIKMEDHIAPFSDQILSLLPPLWESSGEEHLMKQAILTLLSSLINSLKQDSARYHSLILPLIQNSVEPGSETLVYLLDEALELWGAILTQTPAPASPEILSLLPALLPIFEAATDSVPQALQIAESYIYLAPQEVLSDRVRLPFLASLETLLKSTTRQRLGVVPRLVELMVRGTEAVDGGSENSYSVITRSLLDSSFLSSLLEGLYSAYEASQTTGPNRKQTPVYGVVETDYFSVLARLALAYPKIFASAVSAATGTSEEHALTWLLTEWFLHYDNIGSATQKKLHALALTQLLSLNGPDTQPPPYILSHLQSYLNTWADIITELAEGTETENNPRAGDHLVYWNNAETGKWDENEPPENERKRHWENSDILHNINIRDFIRDRLRSLIVGCGGEQRFQDEWLLNVDRDVVSAFVALGLF from the exons ATGGCTCACGTCGTTGAGTTACCCGGGGAGTCAAACCCCTTGACTCCTCAGAATGTTCTCAATGCTTTGGTTTTGGCAGCAAGCTCGACGCAGCAGCAGGTGCACACTGGAACCCAGCAATTGCAAAACTGGGAAAAGCAGGAGAATTACTATACCTCCCTCCAG GATGTCTTCCTAGATCACTCTGTACCCAACGAAGTCCGATACCTTGCAATCATCCAATTGAAGAACGGCATCGATAAGTATTGGCGAAAGACCGCGACAAA CGCtatcaaaaaggaagaaaaagagcagaTAAAGAACAGAGCCTTACAAGCGGGCGTCGTTGAGCCCGCTGCTCTTCTGGCTTTACACAATGCATTGATGATCGCGAAGATTATGCGTTATGAGTTTCCTCAGGACTGGtgcgttttcttttcttcaagtCCGGTAGCTGTTCTTCTAACTACTTCGTCAAGGCCTGACGGTATCTCATCGCTTATCAACTTCCTCCGTTCCTCAACCCAGCCTGGCGCCAACCCATTACAATTGCCACGGACTCTTACAATCCTTTTGCAGATAATCAAGGAGCTATCGACAGCCCGGTTGCAAAGGACACGAACCAACCTTCAATCTGTTGCTCCAGagatcttccatcttctAGGAAGTATATATGTGGACAAAGTGAACAAATGGGTATCGCTTCTAGAACAGGGTGTTGTTGACGAAGGAGCATTGTTGGAGAGTCTTGAGCAAAGTCTAGTGTCTCTCAAGGTCGTTCGGCGCCTTGTGATAGCTGGATACGAACACCCTAACCGTCATAACGAAGTCAAAGATTTTTGGCTGTTGACTCATTCTCACTTCAGTCGCTTCCTTCAGTTCATCAGCGGTTCCATTAGTCTACCAGAGAATGTGCATAAGGCGGTAGAGAAACATGTTTTACAACTATCGAAGCTCCATGTCGAGATGGCCAAGGATCGAGCTGCCTCTTTTGCATTACTACCAGACAGTATTTCCCTCGTTCGATCATACTGGAGTCTAGTGGTTAAGCTAGGGGAGAACTACGGGCAGTTAGGCGCAACTGGTGAACAAGAGGGAAAGTCGCTGATGGAAAAGGCTGGGCTCAAAGCCCTTCTTCTGATCAGAGCTTGTTCCAAAATGGCATTCAACCCAGCTCAGACCTTCAAGTACCAGACTCCTGAAGataaggaggagaaaaagcagTCTATTGAACTTATCAAGGCGGAACTCTTTACCCATGACTTTGTGGTCAATGTCATGGAGCTTCTCGTTACACAATTTTTCAGGTTCCGATCGAGCGATTTccaagaatgggaggaagacCCTGAAGAATGGGaacggaaagaagaagatgtttCCGACGCTTGGGAGTTCTCTATTCGATCATGCTCTGAGAAACTCTTCCTTGATCTGGTCATCCATTTCAAAGACCTGCTCATCCCGCGACTTCTAAACGTCTTCTACAACTTTGCAA GTCCGGAAAATCGCGATGTGCTACTAAAGGATTCGTTATACTCAGCGATCGGACTTGCCTCCGCAAGTCTCGAGCAGCATTTAGATTTCAACAAATTCTTAGAGACTACACTTGTCCCAGAAGTGCAGATTCAAGAGCAGGGCTATAACGTTTTAAGACGGAGGATTGCCATTCTCTTGGGCCAGTGGGTCCCAGTCAAGTCGAGCGAGCTGAACACAGAAGCCATCTATCAAATCTTCCAGCACCTTCTTAGCAAGCAAGACCCGTTGAACGACTTGGTAGTCCGCATCACAGCTGGTAGACAACTAAAGAACGTGCTTTATCCGTTCGAGTTCTCCCCCACTGGGTTTCTACCCTATGCTCCCTCCATCCTTCATGACTTGATGTCCTTGGTTCAAGAGGTTGAACTCTCTGAAACAAAAATGGGGCTTTTAGATACGGTCCGCGTGGCTGTAATCAAGATGGAAGACCAT ATTGCCCCGTTCTCAGATCAGATATTGTCGCTGCTACCCCCGCTATGGGAAAGTTCCGGGGAGGAGCATCTCATGAAACAGGCTATCCTTACCTTACTGTCATCGTTGATCAACTCCCTTAAGCAAGATTCGGCACGATACCACTCACTCATCCTACCTCTCATTCAGAACTCGGTGGAGCCAGGCTCT GAAACACTGGTATATCTGCTCGATGAGGCACTAGAGCTCTGGGGGGCTATCTTGACGCAaactccagctccagcttctcctgaaatcctttctcttcttcctgcaCTTCTCCCCATTTTTGAAGCTGCCACGGATAGTGTTCCGCAGGCCCTTCAAATCGCAGAATCTTATATCTACCTTGCGCCGCAAGAGGTGTTGAGTGACCGAGTACGACTTCCTTTCCTCGCTTCTCTTGAGACCCTCTTGAAATCTACAACACGCCAACGCCTCGGCGTCGTGCCACGCCTAGTCGAATTAATGGTACGTGGCACTGAGGCCGTTGATGGCGGCAGTGAAAACTCATATAGTGTTATCACCCGGTCGCTCCTCGATAGTTCCTTCCTGTCATCTCTCCTGGAAGGCCTCTACTCCGCCTACGAGGCCAGCCAAACTACTGGACCtaacagaaaacaaacaCCTGTATATGGCGTCGTTGAAACGGACTACTTCTCCGTTCTCGCCCGCTTAGCACTGGCGTACCCAAAGATCTTCGCATCAGCTGTTTCCGCCGCGACGGGCACATCTGAAGAACATGCCCTTACCTGGCTGCTCACTGAATGGTTCCTTCACTATGACAATATCGGAAGCGCAACGCAAAAGAAACTCCATGCGCTTGCACTCACCCAACTACTCAGCCTGAATGGTCCAGAcacacaaccaccaccgtACATACTTAGTCACCTCCAATCCTATCTCAACACATGGGCAGACATCATTACCGAGCTCGCCGAGGGAACCGAGACCGAAAATAACCCCCGTGCTGGTGACCATCTGGTCTACTGGAATAACGCAGAAACGGGCAAGTGGGATGAGAACGAACCGCCCGAAAACGAACGCAAGCGTCACTGGGAAAACTCCGATATTCTCCACAATATCAACATTCGCGACTTCATCCGAGATCGACTGCGCTCGTTAATTGTTGGATGCGGTGGTGAACAACGATTTCAAGACGAATGGCTCCTCAACGTCGACCGCGACGTTGTATCTGCATTTGTCGCACTTGGGCTTTTCTGA
- a CDS encoding uncharacterized protein (expressed protein), whose amino-acid sequence MERLPLSTTSFSRPIQAPSFTSNEISMLDEPHAMNPSQLTTPEKRLYDFLYYQGWTGTQCSSYFAHIEAIKAALSHYFYSQAWSDDQVASASRALPDGITGEFPGS is encoded by the coding sequence ATGGAGAGACTCCCTCTGTCGACTACTAGCTTCTCAAGACCGATCCAAGCTCCTTCCTTTACTTCCAACGAGATATCGATGCTTGACGAGCCTCACGCCATGAATCCTTCGCAACTAACTACTCCCGAGAAGAGACTATATGACTTCTTATACTACCAAGGATGGACTGGTACACAGTGTTCTTCTTACTTTGCTCATATTGAGGCGATTAAAGCGGCCCTATCCCACTATTTTTACTCGCAAGCTTGGAGCGACGATCAAGTGGCAAGCGCTTCACGAGCGTTGCCAGATGGAATTACCGGAGAATTTCCCGGCTCCTAG
- a CDS encoding aldehyde dehydrogenase domain-containing protein, whose translation MSSTTADQQPIETRLFINGEFQPSTDGKTFKLINPYTHEPVTDVHEASEQDVDKAVAAAKAAFPAWRDLTPDDRGVYLRKLSALIRENIPELARLESIAMGKPVSLYIDGKLAADTFAYYAEAGWHAQGTSSVNTPGVLGLSLRQPYGVVGAIIPWNMPLALLSIKVAPALAAGNTVVLKSSEKAPLTSAFAAKLIAEAGFPPGVVNIISGFGSPAGSAIASHMDVRCLSFTGSTATGQKIQIAAAKSNLKVVHLELGGKTPAIIFEDADIEKAAEKTQFSIHFTSGQTCFANSRIYVQESVADKFIAVFKEKFGAAARMGNPLEPTTNHGPQADNIQYERVKSYLEIGEKDGKLTMGGDGGKGFIKPTVFENVPDDSRLMKEEVFGPVVAINTFKTEEEAIERANASEFGLYASVFTKDMDRAVRLSKLLEAGTVGVNCTSPTIVKDMPMGGYKQSGLGREGLLSGLDSYLETKTVLISTSS comes from the exons ATGTCGTCTACTACCGCTGATCAGCAGCCAATTGAGACTCGGCTCTTCATCAATGGCGAG TTTCAACCATCAACGGATGGGAAAACATTCAAGTTGATCAACCCATATACACATGAACCAGTTACAGACG TCCATGAGGCAAGTGAGCAAGATGTGGACAAAGCTGTggcagcagccaaagccGCTTTCCCAGCTTGGAGAGACCTCACCCCAGATGATAGGGGTGTCTACTTGCGCAAGCTGTCAGCTTTAATTAGGGAGAATATACCCGAGTTGGCTCGCTTGGAGTCTATCGCAATGGGCAAGCCTGTATCGCTTTATATAGATGGCAAACTGGCTGCAGACACCTTTGCTTATTATGCAGAGGCTGGCTGGCATGCGCAGGGAACTAGCAGCGTGAATACCCCTGGCGTTCTTGGTCTTTCGCTTAGGCAGCCGTATGGCGTCGTTGGCGCTATCATCCCTTGGAATATGCCACTCGCGCTTCTCTCCATTAAGGTTGCCCCTGCTTTGGCCGCTGGAAACACTGTGGTGCTTAAGAGTAGCGAAAAGGCGCCTTTGACT TCTGCTTTCGCGGCAAAATTAATTGCAGAGGCTGGCTTCCCACCTGGcgtcgtcaacatcatctccggTTTCGGAAGTCCAGCCGGCAGTGCCATAGCATCCCATATGGATGTGCGCTGCCTGAGCTTCACTGGTTCCACAGCCACCGGTCAAAAAATCCAAATCGCAGCAGCCAAATCTAACTTGAAAGTAGTCCACTTGGAACTAGGCGGCAAAACACCAGCAatcatcttcgaagatgcGGATATCGAAAAAGCAGCAGAAAAGACTCAATTCAGCATCCACTTCACGAGTGGACAAACCTGCTTCGCGAACTCCCGCATTTATGTGCAGGAGTCCGTTGCGGATAAATTCATAGCAGTATTCAAGGAAAAGTTCGGCGCCGCGGCGCGCATGGGCAATCCCCTCGAGCCGACGACGAACCACGGACCGCAGGCAGACAACATTCAGTATGAGCGGGTCAAGTCCTACCTAGAAATCGGAGAAAAGGACGGAAAGCTCACGATGGGAGGGGATGGCGGAAAGGGCTTCATCAAGCCGACCGTCTTTGAAAACGTCCCTGATGACTCTCGGCTTATGAAAGAGGAGGTGTTTGGACCTGTTGTGGCGATCAATACGTTCAAGACAGAGGAGGAGGCGATTGAACGGGCTAATGCCTCCGAGTTTGGTCTTTACGCCTCTGTTTTCACGAAGGATATGGATCGTGCAGTGCGGCTGTCAAAGCTTCTCGAGGCAGGTACGGTCGGTGTTAACTGCACGAGTCCCACTATTGTGAAGGACATGCCAATGGGTGGATACAAGCAAAGCGGCTTGGGTCGAGAGGGTTTGTTGAGCGGCTTGGACAGCTACCTGGAGACAAAGACTGTTTTAATCAGTACAAGTTCTTGA
- a CDS encoding acid phosphatase PHOa, with translation MKSFIASLFAASLAYAQTATESEPSLSDIEKAAATTEPYSPVSNVTGLAFDRFFQVWLENIDYSDASADENYQWLAKQGITLTNFFATTHPSEPNYCASAGGDTFGMDNDNFNQIPANVSTIADLFDTKHISWGEYQEHLPYPGFQGYNYSNQETYANDYVRKHNPLVLFDSVTKNSTRLRQIKNFTNFEDDLTDKKLPQYAFITPNMTNDAHDTNITFAAKWERSWVSQLLDNSYFMDSTLLLLTFDEDKTYPKGNKIMSILLGGAIPDDLKGTTDDTFYTHYSIIASMSANWGLPSLGRWDCGANILEIVANKTGYVNYNVDTTNLRLNETYPGPMSAGEYSKYSPVWPNPLTSGNCSAGHGILDIVKETYKGTTATYNYTSPFPYDSKSGYNVKVTATKKSASNNGSSSSSTPTPNVAVPFGTPTVGTISGMLMGLLFCLY, from the exons ATGAAGTCCTTCATTGCAAGCTTATTCGCGGCCTCTCTGGCCTATGCCCAAACGGCCACGGAGAGTGAACCTTCCCTGTCGGACATTGAAAAGGCTGCGGCTACCACTGAGCCCTACTCTCCTGTATCCAATGTGACTGGCCTGGCCTTTGACAGATTCTTCCAAGTTTGGCTGGAGAACATT GACTATTCGGATGCGTCTGCCGATGAGAACTACCAATGGCTGGCCAAGCAAGGAATCACTCT CACCAATTTCTTTGCAACTACCCATCCCTCCGAGCCCAACTACTGTGCTTCCGCCGGAGGAGACACTTTTGGCATGGACAATGATAATTTCAACCAAATCCCGGCCAACGTTTCGACCATCGCCGACTTGTTCGACACGAAGCATATTTCCTGGGGAGAGTACCAGGAACATTTACCTTACCCTGGATTCCAGGGATACAACTACTCCAATCAGGAAACTTATGCCAATGATTACGTGCGAAAGCACAACCCGTTGGTGCTGTTTGATTCGGTCACGAAGAACAGCACGCGTTTGCGTCAGATCAAAAACTTCACCAACTTCGAGGACGATCTCACTGATAAGAAGCTCCCTCAGTACGCTTTCATTACCCCCAACATGACCAACGATGCCCACGATACCAACATCACTTTCGCCGCTAAGTGGGAACGTAGCTGGGTCTCCCAGTTGCTTGACAACTCCTATTTCATGGACAgcactcttcttcttctcactTTCGACGAAGACAAGACCTACCCCAAGGGAAACAAGATCATGAGCATTCTCTTGGGTGGTGCTATTCCTGACGACCTGAAGGGCACCACGGATGATACGTTCTATACTCACTATTCGATCATCGCTTCCATGTCGGCCAACTGGGGTCTGCCATCTCTCGGTCGATGGGATTGTGGTGCCAATATCCTTGAGATTGTGGCCAACAAGACTGGCTATGTCAACTATAATGTCGACACTACCAACCTTCGTCTCAACGAGACATACCCCGGACCCATGTCCGCTGGCGAGTACTCCAAATACTCGCCTGTGTGGCCCAACCCCTTGACTAGCGGCAACTGTTCAGCTGGTCATGGAATTCTGGACATTGTCAAGGAGACCTATAAGGGAACCACTGCGACTTACAACTACACGAGCCCCTTCCCCTATGACTCAAAGAGCGGTTACAATGTCAAGGTCACCGCGACTAAGAAGAGCGCTAGCAACAatggatcttcttcctcatcgaccCCTACCCCAAATGTTGCTGTTCCCTTCGGTACGCCCACTGTTGGAACTATTTCCGGTATGCTGATGGGCCTTCTGTTTTGTCTTTATTAA
- a CDS encoding uncharacterized protein (expressed protein) — MVLNESTEYKARTCRPSRASQLWKVLGAVVGYLLLVASCLILYFTNNSTPNGQRVVLELSTRRWRTCCPPNLQTFGPTEGVDKHSPRPDPGTHYEPGSRSSRMDDFLYCKGPCLPSFNLIPATQSQTSLYKTMPLSDSAVACGSISRNDNRRMKQASLTSWF; from the coding sequence ATGGTATTAAATgaaagtacggagtacaaagCTCGTACTTGCCGACCGAGCCGGGCCAGTCAGCTCTGGAAGGTATTAGGTGCAGTGGTAGGTTACTTACTCCTAGTAGCTTCCTGTCTTATCCTATACTTCACTAATAACTCCACTCCCAATGGACAAAGGGTAGTACTGGAGTTGTCAACCAGAAGATGGCGCACGTGCTGCCCTCCAAACCTCCAAACTTTCGGCCCCACCGAGGGCGTGGATAAGCATTCGCCCAGACCTGATCCCGGGACCCACTATGAACCAGGATCTCGAAGTTCTCGCATGGACGACTTCCTGTACTGCAAGGGGCCCTGCCTTCCTTCGTTCAATCTCATCCCCGCTACCCAATCTCAGACTAGTCTTTACAAAACAATGCCACTAAGCGATTCAGCTGTTGCCTGCGGTTCAATTAGCCGAAATGACAACCGTCGAATGAAACAAGCTTCCCTGACCTCGTGGTTCTAA
- a CDS encoding putative peroxisome biosynthesis protein has product MSSTNFAAAQERVLERRRLREAEARARFAEQQRTSPVNHPAFQRLPYPLNRLPVSGLSFWNTIKGREGNRPAFRVGQVDAELLDEELLGLLKGQVGNALKYFGPQAREDWSHEIQFALRAILFKLSIWDHNASYGAALQNLKYVDTRSKGPIHSAPTKWQKSLYGLLTVGGRYAWEKWESWLINQEGGYDEPSREVRMLARMTDLISTTHSIAAFISFLVFLVNGRYRTLVDRILRIRLTPPSAQASREVSFEYLNRQLVWHAFTEFLLFLLPLVGISRWRRWISRAWRRTMSSIRSSDGDSEEAEKQGELAFLPERTCAICYKASNPESATESEVIAASAASGGILGSAQTDITNPYEAIPCGCVYCFVCLVQKVEGEEGEGWICLRCGEIVKKCKPWHGDVLEEARPQSSSGKIVGFAVDDDSGAPRDEPEKGVDDSVEKSGPLQDSISDEGLQHSGQWSTIGRESD; this is encoded by the exons ATGAGCTCGACAAATTTTGCCGCTGCTCAGGAGCGCGTTCTGGAACGTCGTCGTCTCCGCGAAGCCGAAGCTCGCGCTAGATTTGCGGAACAGCAGCGGACGTCGCCGGTTAACCATCCTGCGTTCCAGAGACTCCCTTATCCTTTGAATAGATTACCTGTCTCAGGTCTCTCATTCTGGAATACGATAAAAGGTCGCGAGGGCAATAGGCCTGCTTTCCGTGTTGGACAGGTCGATGCTGAACTCTTGGATGAGGAACTGTTGGGGTTACTGAAAGGGCAAGTCGGGAATGCTTTGAAATATTTCGGG CCCCAAGCCCGTGAGGACTGGTCCCACGAAATCCAATTTGCTCTACGTGCAATCTTATTCAAGCTCTCGATTTGGGACCACAACGCATCTTATGGAGCGGCCTTACAAAATTTGAAATACGTAGACACTCGCAGCAAGGGCCCGATTCACTCAGCCCCAACAAAGTGGCAGAAGTCCTTGTATGGTCTACTCACAGTTGGTGGTCGCTACGCCTGGGAGAAATGGGAGAGCTGGTTGATCAACCAAGAAGGCGGCTATGACGAG CCGTCCCGAGAAGTGCGGATGCTGGCTCGTATGACAGATCTCATTTCCACGACACACTCGATCGCAGCtttcatctctttccttgtATTCTTAGTTAACGGTCGATACCGAACATTAGTCGACCGTATCCTTCGCATACGCCTCACTCCTCCCTCCGCACAGGCAAGCCGCGAGGTGTCGTTCGAATATTTGAATCGACAACTTGTGTGGCACGCATTCACGGAGTTCCTTTTGTTCCTGCTGCCTCTCGTGGGAATCAGCAGATGGCGACGATGGATATCCCGAGCGTGGCGGAGAACAATGTCTAGTATTAGATCAAGTGATGGAGACTCCGAAGAAGCTGAGAAACAAGGAGAGTTAGCATTCCTTCCCGAAAGGACCTGCGCAATATGTTACAAAGCGAGTAATCCAGAGTCCGCAACAGAAAGCGAAGTGATCGCTGCATCGGCGGCCTCTGGGGGTATCCTCGGGTCCGCGCAGACGGACATTACAAATCCTTATGAGGCAATCCCATGTGGCTGCGTATACTGCTTCGTCTGTTTAGTGCAAAAGGtcgagggagaggaaggagaaggttgGATTTGTCTACGCTGCGGTGAGATTGTTAAGAAATGCAAACCCTGGCACGGTGATGTCCTTGAGGAGGCTCGACCTCAGTCAAGCTCAGGGAAAATTGTTGGCTTTGCTGTAGACGATGATTCTGGTGCCCCTCGTGATGAGCCTGAGAAAGGGGTGGATGATTCCGTTGAGAAATCGGGCCCACTGCAGGACTCTATCTCAGATGAAGGGCTACAACACTCTGGCCAGTGGTCTACGATTGGCCGAGAATCAGATTAG
- a CDS encoding putative mitochondrial dihydroxy acid dehydratase encodes MDPSNPAVSATFGEAKYIEFPCLPEGTKHEDGTPALNRYSATITRGHDFPGAKAMLYAAGVPDQNAMAKSPQVGVASVWWEGNPCNMHLLDMGKTVKKAVEGQGMIGWQYNTIGVSDAITMGSEGMRFSLQTREIIADSVETVTCAQYHDACIAIPGCDKNMPGVVMGMARHNRPSIMIYGGTIQIGYSNLLRKPINVSSCFEAAGAYSYDTLRQPDDGGDTSKTKDEIMDDLERHACPSAGACGGMFTANTMATAIESMGLSLPGSSSTPATSPSKMRECVKVAEAIKVCMEKNIRPRDLLTKRSFENALVMTMALGGSTNGVLHFLAMARTAGVELTLDDIQRVSNKIPFIADLSPSGKYYMADLYDIGGVPSVQKLLIAGGLLDGDIPTVTGKTLAENVASFPSLPDDQIIIRPLDNPIKATGHLQILRGNLAPGGAVAKITGKEGTKFIGKARVFDKEYQLNDALNQGKIPRDENLVIIVRYEGPKGGPGMPEQLKASAALMGAKLTNVALITDGRYSGASHGFIVGHIVPEAAVGGPIAVVRNGDVVTINAETNEISMDVSDEEIQQRLREWQPPAPHVTRGVLAKYARLVGDASHGAMTDLF; translated from the exons ATGGATCCCTCCAACCCCGCCGTCTCCGCAACCTTTGGGGAAGCGAAATACATCGAATTCCCCTGTCTTCCAGAGGGGACGAAGCATGAGGATGGAACACCTGCACTGAATCGCTACTCTGCAACCATCACTAGAGGCCATGACTTCCCTGGCGCTAAG GCAATGCTCTATGCAGCAGGTGTTCCCGACCAAAACGCTATGGCAAAGAGTCCTCAGGTAGGAGTTGCATCTGTGTGGTGGGAAGGAAATCCGTGTAACATGCACCTGCTGGATATGGGCAAGACGGTAAAGAAGGCCGTCGAGGGCCAGGGCATGATTGGTTGGCAATATAACACCATTGGTGTTTCAGATGCCATCACCATGGGCAGTGAAG GCATGCGGTTTTCTCTCCAAACGCGTGAGATCATTGCAGATAGTGTCGAGACTGTGACTTGTGCTCAGTACCACGATGCCTGCATTGCCATCCCCGGATGCGACAAAAACATGCCTGGAGTGGTGATGGGTATGGCCAGGCATAACCGGCCCTCCATCATGATCTACGGCGGGACTATTCAGATTGGGTATTCCAACCTCCTACGAAAGCCAATTAACGTTTCGAGTTGCTTCGAAGCCGCTGGGGCTTACTCATATGATACTTTGCGTCAACCGGACGACGGTGGAGACACCAGCAAGAccaaggatgagatcatggatgatcttgaaAGACATGCCTGTCCCAGCGCGGGCGCATGTGGAGGCATGTTCACTGCGAACACAATGGCCACAGCTATCGAGTCGATGGGTCTGTCTTTGCCTGGctcctcttccacccccGCTACATCTCCATCAAAAATGCGAGAGTGTGTCAAGGTGGCGGAAGCGATTAAAGTTTGCATGGAGAAGAATATAAGACCGCGTGATCTTTTGACTAAGCGGTCATTCGAAAATGCCCTCGTCATGACGATGGCTCTTGGAGGAAGCACCAACGGTGTGCTCCACTTCCTTGCCATGGCTCGGACAGCTGGCGTGGAACTTACTTTAGATGATATTCAAAGGGTCAGTAACAAGATCCCATTCATTGCTGACCTTTCCCCCAGTGGAAAATACTACATGGCGGACTTGTACGATATTGGCGGGGTACCGTCTGTCCAAAAGCTGTTGATTGCAGGGGGCCTGCTTGATGGCGATATTCCAACAGTTACCGGAAAGACTCTGGCCGAGAACGTGGCATCATTCCCATCGTTACCGGACGATCAGATTATTATTCGTCCTTTGGACAACCCTATTAAGGCGACTGGCCACCTTCAGATCCTCCGTGGAAACCTAGCCCCCGGAGGCGCTGTGGCCAAGATCACCGGCAAGGAGGGCACTAAATTTATAGGAAAGGCACGAGTGTTTGATAAGGAGTATCAACTCAATGATGCACTCAACCAGGGTAAAATACCCCGAGATGAGAATTTAGTGATCATCGTCCGTTATGAGGGCCCCAAGGGCGGACCGGGAATGCCGGAACAGCTCAAGGCCAGCGCGGCATTGATGGGAGCCAAGCTTACCAACGTGGCACTGATCACTGATGGAAGATACTCAGGGGCAAGTCATGGGTTCATCGTCGGCCATATCGTACCCGAAGCCGCGGTAGGAGGACCAATCGCTGTTGTCCGCAATGGGGACGTGGTCACAATCAATGCGGAAACCAACGAAATTAGCATGGATGTctcggatgaagaaatccAGCAACGGCTGAGAGAGTGGCAACCTCCCGCACCGCACGTTACACGCGGTGTGCTGGCCAAGTATGCTCGGCTGGTTGGTGACGCTTCCCACGGCGCAATGACGGACCTTTTCTAG